In a single window of the Ruminococcus albus 7 = DSM 20455 genome:
- a CDS encoding glycoside hydrolase family 36 protein: MKRIQIFENGINVVFEITDRQEIRLLHFSALPFDESTMTSRTGNSGFSLVELQVSGIDRAGERHGNKYIITAPGYRMKYKDLKDTNNAIGRKLEIICYDEETGLETVSHMQFYSGTSVVRTWTDVNNCGTEKWTIEYVSSFSVTGIEKEGLLSQDEKMRIGICHNSWQRELQWQFYSLEQVGLGLSQPAGFQHSSKVLGVTNVGNWSAKEYIPMGYLENTETASAMMWQIEHNGSWHWEISDREGHLYLQLSGPSEIESHWSKELEPGESFRSVYCGVCAVKGGFDEAVAEMTRYRRLIRRKNRDNMRLPVIFNDYMNCLWADPTTEKELPLIDAAAEMGCEYFCIDAGWYADGVWWDWVGEWQESRKRFPNGLREVTDYIRKKGMIPGVWLEIEVMGIKCPMADELPDEWFFVRHGKRVFDRSRYQLDFRVPAVRKHCDEVIDRLVHEYGVGYIKMDYNIEPGIGTENCSDSFGDGLLEHERAYLAWLDGVFERHPKLIIENCSSGGLRMDYALLSRCSIQSTSDQDDYRRYATIAANAPTAVCPEQAAVWSYPLTSGDKEEVVFNMVNAMLLRVHQSGHLANLDPERKALVKEALDVYKTIRDDIASAVPFYPLGTSSFSDNWTVLGLRTDDRIYLAVWRREGTQNCIIPVGDVFDDAEARCIYPLFNEEKFAYDTIKGTLSVCFDNAYTARLFVLEKK; the protein is encoded by the coding sequence ATGAAAAGAATACAGATATTTGAAAACGGTATAAACGTTGTATTTGAAATAACCGACAGGCAGGAGATCAGGCTGTTACACTTTTCGGCACTGCCGTTTGATGAAAGCACAATGACTTCAAGAACCGGCAATTCGGGATTCAGCCTTGTTGAACTGCAGGTGAGCGGTATAGACAGGGCAGGAGAACGTCATGGCAATAAGTATATCATTACGGCACCCGGATATCGCATGAAATATAAGGATCTTAAAGACACGAATAATGCGATCGGACGTAAGCTTGAAATAATATGTTATGATGAAGAAACGGGTCTTGAAACTGTATCACATATGCAGTTCTATTCGGGTACATCCGTTGTAAGGACATGGACCGATGTCAACAATTGCGGTACTGAAAAATGGACAATTGAATATGTATCGTCATTTTCCGTGACGGGTATTGAAAAGGAAGGGCTGCTGTCACAGGACGAGAAGATGCGGATAGGCATCTGCCATAACTCATGGCAGAGAGAGCTTCAGTGGCAGTTCTACAGCCTTGAACAGGTAGGACTCGGGCTGTCGCAGCCTGCTGGTTTTCAGCATTCTTCCAAGGTGCTTGGTGTGACAAATGTTGGTAACTGGTCGGCTAAGGAGTATATCCCCATGGGGTATCTTGAAAACACTGAAACCGCATCAGCGATGATGTGGCAGATAGAGCATAACGGCTCGTGGCACTGGGAGATCTCTGACCGAGAGGGACATTTGTATCTGCAGCTTTCGGGACCATCGGAGATAGAATCACATTGGTCTAAGGAACTGGAGCCCGGAGAAAGTTTCAGATCTGTATACTGCGGAGTATGTGCAGTAAAAGGCGGTTTTGATGAAGCTGTAGCAGAAATGACGAGGTACAGGCGGCTTATAAGACGCAAAAACCGCGATAATATGCGGCTGCCTGTAATATTCAATGATTATATGAACTGTCTTTGGGCTGACCCCACTACAGAAAAAGAACTGCCGCTGATAGATGCTGCGGCTGAAATGGGATGCGAATATTTTTGCATTGATGCAGGCTGGTATGCAGACGGTGTATGGTGGGACTGGGTCGGTGAATGGCAGGAAAGCAGGAAAAGATTCCCGAATGGTCTGCGTGAGGTCACTGACTATATCCGCAAAAAAGGTATGATACCCGGTGTGTGGCTTGAGATCGAAGTTATGGGTATAAAATGCCCTATGGCAGATGAACTTCCTGATGAATGGTTTTTTGTAAGACACGGAAAAAGGGTGTTCGACAGAAGCAGATACCAACTGGATTTCCGCGTACCTGCGGTGCGTAAGCACTGTGATGAGGTGATAGACAGACTGGTGCACGAATACGGTGTAGGGTACATAAAAATGGACTATAATATCGAGCCGGGCATAGGTACGGAAAACTGTTCCGACAGCTTCGGTGATGGTCTGTTGGAGCATGAGAGAGCCTATTTAGCGTGGCTTGACGGCGTTTTTGAACGTCACCCGAAGCTTATTATCGAAAATTGCTCCAGCGGTGGTCTGAGGATGGACTATGCTTTGCTTTCACGATGCTCGATACAGTCCACTTCGGATCAGGATGATTATCGGAGATATGCGACTATTGCTGCTAACGCTCCTACGGCGGTGTGTCCGGAACAGGCTGCCGTGTGGTCTTACCCGCTTACTTCGGGTGACAAAGAAGAGGTCGTATTCAATATGGTGAATGCGATGCTTTTACGTGTCCATCAAAGCGGACACCTTGCAAATCTTGATCCTGAACGAAAGGCTCTTGTCAAAGAGGCGCTTGATGTTTATAAAACTATAAGGGACGATATTGCGTCGGCTGTACCTTTCTATCCATTGGGAACATCAAGCTTTTCTGATAACTGGACAGTTCTTGGTCTGCGTACTGATGACAGGATATATCTTGCGGTATGGCGCAGGGAAGGGACGCAGAACTGTATCATTCCCGTCGGTGATGTTTTTGATGATGCAGAGGCAAGGTGCATATATCCTTTATTTAACGAGGAAAAATTTGCTTATGATACAATAAAAGGGACTCTTTCTGTGTGCTTTGATAATGCTTACACTGCACGCCTTTTTGTATTGGAAAAGAAGTAA
- a CDS encoding CCA tRNA nucleotidyltransferase, with product MDIKIPRYVTAVIEILEQNGYEAYIVGGCVRDAMMGVEPHDYDVCTDCTPDDMVKIFSGFHTIETGLKHGTLTVMSEHMPVEVTTYRSDGEYTDHRRPDSVKFETDLKEDLKRRDFTVNAMCFNPKNGTVDLFDGRNDLNEKVIRCVGNAEDRFDEDALRIMRALRFASTLDFRIEEYTAAAMRKKSHLLNAISAERIFSELKKLLCGKAVCRIMLEYSDIIGVILPEIIPCIGCEQNNIHHCYDVYEHICHSIKYIEADEDLRLTMLFHDIGKPQKKVTDDDGVDHFKLHQLCSGDIAEAVLTRLKSSNKTLKRVRSLVIEHDNRIYPKRRSVKRFISKYDHEFYVDWLKVRRADTLAQSEYMRAEKLAELDQLEKLGEEIKEEMCCLKTSDLAINGHDVIALGFKGAEIKNALNAALDAVIDEVIENERDALLGYLKENFNA from the coding sequence ATGGACATTAAAATACCGCGATATGTAACTGCGGTCATAGAAATACTTGAACAGAACGGATATGAAGCTTATATCGTCGGGGGCTGTGTGAGAGATGCGATGATGGGTGTTGAACCCCATGATTACGATGTTTGCACTGATTGTACCCCTGATGATATGGTGAAAATATTCAGTGGATTCCACACCATTGAAACGGGACTGAAACATGGTACGCTGACGGTAATGTCAGAGCATATGCCTGTAGAGGTCACAACGTATCGCAGCGACGGGGAGTACACCGATCATAGAAGACCCGATTCGGTAAAATTTGAAACTGATCTTAAAGAAGATCTGAAACGCAGGGATTTTACTGTAAATGCGATGTGCTTTAATCCCAAAAATGGTACAGTTGATCTTTTCGATGGCAGAAATGATCTTAATGAAAAGGTCATACGATGCGTCGGTAACGCAGAGGACAGATTTGATGAAGATGCGTTGCGAATTATGCGAGCGCTCAGGTTTGCATCGACTCTTGACTTTCGGATAGAAGAATATACAGCTGCAGCTATGAGAAAAAAATCCCATCTGCTGAACGCAATTTCTGCTGAACGTATATTTTCAGAGCTTAAAAAGCTTCTGTGCGGTAAAGCTGTATGCAGGATAATGTTGGAATATTCCGATATAATCGGTGTTATACTTCCTGAGATCATCCCGTGCATAGGATGTGAACAAAACAATATACACCATTGTTACGATGTTTACGAGCATATCTGTCACAGCATCAAATACATTGAAGCTGATGAAGATCTGCGCCTGACTATGCTTTTTCACGACATCGGCAAACCGCAGAAGAAAGTCACCGATGATGATGGTGTCGATCATTTCAAGCTGCACCAGCTTTGCAGCGGTGATATCGCAGAAGCTGTTCTTACACGTCTTAAAAGCTCTAACAAGACTTTAAAAAGGGTGAGATCCCTTGTGATCGAACACGATAACAGGATATACCCGAAACGTCGTTCTGTCAAGAGATTTATTTCAAAATATGACCATGAGTTTTACGTGGATTGGCTGAAAGTGCGAAGAGCGGATACTCTGGCTCAGTCAGAATATATGAGGGCTGAAAAACTGGCTGAACTGGATCAGCTGGAAAAGCTTGGCGAAGAGATCAAAGAAGAAATGTGCTGTCTTAAAACATCAGACCTTGCGATCAATGGTCACGATGTGATAGCGCTGGGATTCAAAGGTGCAGAGATAAAAAATGCACTGAATGCTGCTCTTGATGCGGTTATCGACGAAGTGATCGAAAATGAACGTGATGCCCTGCTTGGTTATCTGAAGGAGAATTTCAATGCATAG
- a CDS encoding VanZ family protein, protein MHSRTFNYLRWAALIAFCIVIFVFSSFRADESTSQSNRIVDAIIEFVFTDFEHKPLPEQAAVTSLLTVLVRKGAHFSEYALLASLAFMAFYGIKSSFLRWFSAVGFAFLYACSDEFHQTFVPGRSGMIRDVIVDTSGAVFGALIACFIAVFLTARSIIKNYKNM, encoded by the coding sequence ATGCATAGCCGAACTTTTAATTATTTGAGATGGGCGGCTCTGATCGCCTTCTGTATTGTAATATTTGTTTTTTCGAGTTTTCGTGCGGACGAATCAACTTCGCAAAGCAACAGGATAGTTGATGCTATCATTGAATTTGTTTTCACTGATTTTGAGCATAAGCCGCTGCCTGAACAGGCAGCTGTTACCTCTTTGCTTACGGTGCTTGTTAGAAAAGGCGCACATTTCAGTGAATATGCTCTGCTTGCCAGTCTGGCTTTTATGGCATTTTATGGTATAAAAAGCAGTTTTCTCAGATGGTTCAGCGCTGTGGGATTTGCGTTCTTATATGCTTGTTCGGATGAATTTCATCAGACCTTTGTGCCGGGGCGTTCGGGTATGATCCGTGATGTGATAGTAGATACTTCGGGGGCTGTATTCGGGGCTTTGATAGCGTGCTTTATCGCTGTATTTCTTACTGCACGAAGTATCATTAAAAACTATAAAAATATGTGA
- a CDS encoding putative bifunctional diguanylate cyclase/phosphodiesterase has product MGKFNVQTIFKAVQRGTGLEKHSEYVKDYFFDANMRASIYMSIMVIVLEVWMIIRTTRTLIINDLMGKFGHYFEKYYINYIILLLAGIVMFVYATRYLRRGKGRKWLGNLIKLAFSAICIYFGIKISIQDYQKGEQILTFLTMELFVVCLLTWRPWVGFSILTSSYAIFFYILSRMEAPNTGEVGLTLATQINGFTMWLSTMVFCVSNYNKTLSQALKDERLEKMNSHLRRISVEDELTGIHNMLYFRNEAEKLLGYVTTDKENAVFLFFDIENFKSFNEKYGFRSGNELLKKVAHMIEDAYPNSLVSRFSDDHFVVLTHADGCREAADKLSEEISSLQNEVHLQLKCGAYQITNDETDPSLACDRARFACNSIKKHFDDNFRFYDKMLEDKFQLKQYIVNSIDNAIANNHIKVYYQPVVSTRTGEIVGLEALARWIDPRYGLLPPGAFIEILEEYRQIHKLDICIIDTVCRDYREACESGEVVVPVSLNFSRLDFELCDIVKELSYRAEKYGVPKEFLDVEITESALVDSQGAMKKAMAELRALGYKVWLDDFGSGYSSMNVLKDHSFDVLKIDMKFLSGFDENPKTKLIINNIVALTKEIDMISLTEGVETKEQFEFLASINCDRAQGYLFSKPVPIEKLRERAAKGELKFSEEYRLLHL; this is encoded by the coding sequence ATGGGTAAATTTAATGTGCAGACTATTTTCAAGGCGGTTCAGAGAGGGACTGGTCTGGAAAAGCACAGTGAGTATGTCAAGGATTACTTCTTTGATGCAAATATGAGAGCCAGCATATATATGTCGATAATGGTTATTGTGCTTGAGGTCTGGATGATAATCAGGACGACACGAACACTGATCATCAATGATCTGATGGGGAAGTTTGGCCATTATTTTGAAAAATACTACATAAACTATATCATTCTTCTTCTTGCGGGTATCGTCATGTTTGTTTATGCCACCCGCTACCTGCGCCGCGGTAAAGGCAGAAAATGGCTTGGAAATCTGATAAAACTGGCATTCTCGGCTATATGTATATATTTTGGTATCAAGATATCCATACAGGATTATCAGAAAGGCGAGCAGATACTTACTTTTTTAACTATGGAGCTGTTTGTTGTATGCCTTCTTACATGGCGGCCGTGGGTCGGTTTTTCAATACTCACTTCGTCTTATGCGATATTCTTTTATATACTCTCACGTATGGAAGCTCCGAATACGGGGGAGGTCGGGTTAACACTGGCTACGCAGATCAATGGTTTTACTATGTGGCTGTCGACTATGGTCTTCTGCGTTTCAAATTATAATAAAACGCTTTCTCAGGCATTGAAGGATGAGCGACTTGAAAAGATGAACTCTCACCTTAGACGCATATCTGTTGAAGATGAACTTACCGGTATACATAATATGCTGTATTTCAGGAATGAGGCTGAAAAGCTTCTCGGTTATGTTACCACCGACAAGGAGAATGCGGTATTCCTGTTTTTTGACATTGAGAATTTCAAATCTTTCAATGAAAAATACGGTTTTCGCAGCGGAAACGAACTGCTGAAAAAGGTAGCACATATGATAGAGGATGCCTACCCGAATTCGCTGGTATCCAGGTTTTCGGATGATCATTTCGTGGTGCTGACCCATGCTGATGGATGTCGGGAAGCTGCTGACAAGCTTTCCGAAGAGATCAGCTCTCTGCAGAATGAAGTTCATCTGCAGCTTAAATGCGGCGCATATCAGATCACGAATGATGAAACAGATCCCAGCCTTGCTTGTGACAGGGCAAGATTTGCCTGCAACAGCATAAAGAAACACTTTGATGACAATTTCAGATTTTACGATAAGATGCTGGAGGATAAATTCCAGCTGAAGCAGTACATTGTTAATAGTATCGATAATGCTATAGCAAACAACCATATAAAGGTGTACTATCAGCCTGTGGTATCTACGCGAACAGGAGAGATAGTCGGGCTTGAAGCGCTTGCCAGGTGGATCGATCCAAGGTACGGTCTGCTGCCGCCCGGTGCTTTTATAGAGATACTTGAGGAATACAGACAGATACACAAACTGGATATCTGTATCATAGATACGGTGTGCCGTGATTATCGTGAAGCCTGCGAGAGTGGTGAAGTGGTAGTACCGGTATCACTTAACTTTTCAAGGCTTGATTTTGAACTTTGTGATATCGTTAAAGAGCTTTCATACAGGGCTGAAAAATACGGAGTGCCAAAGGAATTCCTTGATGTGGAGATAACCGAGAGCGCACTTGTAGACAGTCAGGGCGCTATGAAGAAAGCCATGGCAGAACTTCGTGCGTTAGGATATAAGGTTTGGCTTGATGACTTTGGAAGCGGATACTCTTCAATGAATGTTCTGAAGGATCACAGTTTTGATGTATTGAAGATAGATATGAAATTCCTTTCGGGGTTTGATGAAAATCCCAAGACAAAGCTGATAATCAACAATATTGTGGCACTTACCAAGGAGATAGATATGATATCTCTGACAGAGGGTGTTGAAACTAAGGAGCAGTTTGAATTTCTTGCTTCTATCAACTGTGACAGGGCGCAGGGCTATTTGTTCAGCAAACCTGTACCTATTGAAAAACTGCG